One segment of Etheostoma cragini isolate CJK2018 chromosome 23, CSU_Ecrag_1.0, whole genome shotgun sequence DNA contains the following:
- the LOC117938975 gene encoding microsomal glutathione S-transferase 1-like: MATLMENDVFMAYTTYAAIVIVKMLLMAPMTGYYRMTRGAFSNEEDVALKPAEERKKLLRTHPDVERVRRCHQNDLENIVPFVMVGLLYALTGPELSTALLHFRVFAGSRIFHTISYVGALPQPSRGLSWIAGLLVTFSMAYRVLSIALLL; this comes from the exons ATGGCAACGTTGATGGAAAATGATGTGTTTATGGCTTACACCACCTATGCAGCTATTGTCATTGTGAAGATGCTGCTGATGGCGCCGATGACTGGATACTACCGCATGACCAGAGGG gCTTTCTCAAACGAGGAAGATGTTGCCCTGAAGCCTgcagaggaaaggaagaagcTGCTGAGAACCCATCCCGATGTGGAGCGAGTTCGAAG GTGTCACCAGAATGACCTGGAGAACATTGTTCCCTTTGTAATGGTTGGCCTGCTCTACGCGCTGACTGGACCTGAGCTTTcaactgctttgcttcacttccGCGTGTTTGCCGGCTCTCGGATCTTCCACACCATCTCGTACGTTGGCGCTCTACCACAGCCCAGCAGGGGTCTGTCCTGGATAGCAGGCCTTCTGGTCACCTTCTCCATGGCATACAGGGTGCTTAGCATTGCTCTCCTCCTTTAG